Proteins encoded together in one Neobacillus sp. FSL H8-0543 window:
- the lsrB gene encoding autoinducer 2 ABC transporter substrate-binding protein LsrB produces the protein MRKSKLYKLLTGTILATMLLAACNSEDAGSKTDKGSGEKEASDIEVVFIPKMTGNAFFESGNNGAQAMAEKVGFKVKYDGAPEGTVANQVQIINSAVNSGADAIAISSVSFDGLNQALQKALDAGIKVVTWDSDVDPKYRSAYINQGTPEILGKMLVDMAAGQLENPDDAQQVAWFYSSPTVPDQNSWVEYAEKYIAEKYPKWELVTKQYGEGNEQVSLQVGESILDTYPDIDVIICPDSTALPAMAQAAQNKGLDKDDVIITGFASPNSMRQYIEKGTIENHGLWDVTDQGALAVYIAYHLAQGNDLKVGDSVDVPELGKVTVEPNTIQGYDYEAEDSGIIVLPERIVFTKENTSDYDF, from the coding sequence ATGCGTAAATCAAAACTATACAAATTATTAACTGGTACGATACTTGCAACGATGTTATTAGCTGCCTGCAATAGCGAAGATGCAGGAAGCAAAACTGATAAGGGCTCAGGTGAAAAAGAGGCTAGTGATATCGAAGTAGTATTCATACCAAAAATGACTGGGAATGCCTTTTTTGAATCTGGTAATAATGGTGCACAGGCAATGGCAGAAAAAGTTGGATTTAAAGTTAAATATGATGGTGCACCAGAAGGAACGGTTGCCAATCAAGTCCAAATTATTAATAGTGCAGTAAATAGTGGTGCAGATGCAATCGCGATTTCATCCGTATCTTTTGATGGTCTAAATCAAGCCTTACAAAAAGCATTAGATGCTGGAATTAAGGTTGTTACATGGGATTCAGACGTTGATCCAAAATATCGTTCAGCCTATATCAATCAAGGTACACCTGAAATTTTAGGGAAAATGCTTGTGGACATGGCTGCAGGACAACTAGAAAATCCTGATGATGCCCAACAAGTTGCTTGGTTCTATTCAAGCCCAACTGTTCCTGACCAAAACTCATGGGTTGAGTATGCAGAAAAATATATTGCAGAAAAGTATCCAAAATGGGAACTTGTAACAAAGCAATACGGTGAAGGAAATGAACAGGTATCTCTACAAGTCGGAGAAAGTATCTTAGATACCTATCCTGATATTGATGTTATCATTTGTCCGGATTCAACAGCCCTACCTGCAATGGCACAGGCAGCTCAAAATAAAGGTTTAGATAAAGATGATGTCATTATTACTGGATTTGCTTCTCCTAATTCCATGAGACAATATATTGAAAAAGGAACAATTGAAAATCATGGATTATGGGATGTTACTGACCAAGGTGCACTTGCCGTTTACATTGCGTATCATTTAGCACAAGGAAATGATCTAAAAGTTGGAGACTCTGTTGACGTTCCAGAACTTGGTAAAGTAACAGTTGAGCCAAACACTATTCAAGGGTACGATTACGAAGCAGAAGATTCAGGTATTATCGTATTGCCTGAAAGAATTGTCTTTACAAAAGAAAATACAAGCGACTATGATTTTTAA
- a CDS encoding GNAT family N-acetyltransferase, with protein MKVEALKSEKIKEFVEYCKKHRTEVDDSYLYEEDLDGFEPNLENPTYILTNQGEIIGAASLIIDEYNRQGNRARFRIFHTELTDVIYYKQLMDALLQHTAGLEKLYIFIPLKNKRLMDAIEKSDFSIERYSFILVREDVDVPEWSLPKDYSVRAFRPGEDEEIWSEVRNAGFATLRGSETPKTPEMVEKLVLSNDYIPGGMQILFHLEKPVGVVRGAKDEYENAPIMDIGPLAIIPEYQGKGLGRLLLRAALQFAKEKSYNRSILSVNGENERAKSLYLQEGFQEVEGFVCYEYLLKGSD; from the coding sequence ATGAAGGTAGAGGCTTTAAAGAGTGAAAAGATAAAGGAATTTGTTGAGTATTGCAAGAAACATAGAACGGAGGTCGATGATTCTTACTTGTATGAAGAAGATTTAGACGGGTTTGAACCTAACCTTGAAAATCCTACGTACATCCTGACTAATCAGGGTGAAATTATCGGTGCTGCATCGTTGATTATAGATGAATATAATAGACAAGGGAATCGAGCAAGATTTCGAATCTTTCATACTGAATTAACGGATGTTATCTATTATAAGCAGCTTATGGATGCACTTTTACAGCATACTGCGGGATTGGAAAAACTTTATATTTTCATTCCATTAAAAAATAAACGCTTGATGGATGCTATCGAGAAGTCAGATTTTTCAATCGAGAGATACTCCTTTATACTTGTCAGAGAAGATGTCGATGTTCCTGAATGGTCCTTACCAAAGGATTATTCTGTTAGAGCTTTTAGGCCAGGGGAAGATGAAGAGATTTGGAGTGAGGTTCGGAATGCGGGCTTTGCTACGTTGAGAGGGAGTGAAACCCCAAAAACACCGGAAATGGTTGAAAAGTTGGTATTAAGTAATGATTATATACCTGGTGGAATGCAAATCCTGTTTCATTTGGAAAAACCAGTAGGAGTGGTCAGGGGAGCTAAAGACGAATACGAAAATGCTCCGATAATGGATATTGGACCGCTCGCGATCATCCCTGAATATCAAGGAAAAGGTCTAGGAAGACTCCTATTAAGAGCCGCGCTTCAATTTGCGAAAGAGAAATCCTATAATCGTTCTATTCTTTCAGTAAACGGAGAAAACGAAAGGGCAAAATCGTTGTATCTTCAAGAGGGCTTTCAGGAAGTGGAGGGCTTCGTCTGCTATGAATATTTATTAAAAGGTAGCGATTAA
- a CDS encoding HIT family protein codes for MRMESSIEDFYCDEVLSGKTPVEVVIETDKTLAFFHTRPFYDVHIVVIPKKHITSLLDINSDDRDLNELFAVIQKVAKQVNDQYGACTVSTNIGDYQSNKHMHWHVHFGNRIRVD; via the coding sequence ATGAGAATGGAAAGTAGTATAGAAGATTTTTATTGTGATGAAGTCTTAAGTGGTAAAACACCCGTAGAAGTAGTGATAGAAACGGATAAAACATTAGCATTTTTTCATACGCGTCCTTTTTACGATGTACACATCGTAGTTATACCCAAAAAACACATAACTTCGCTGCTTGATATTAACTCAGATGATAGAGATCTAAATGAACTATTTGCTGTCATTCAAAAAGTAGCAAAACAAGTTAACGACCAATATGGTGCCTGTACGGTTTCAACAAATATTGGGGACTATCAAAGTAACAAACATATGCACTGGCATGTTCATTTTGGGAATCGAATTAGAGTGGACTAG
- a CDS encoding autoinducer 2 import system permease LsrD (with IsrABC is involved with autoinducer 2 import) — MLKKIPKWNLVLLVTLISEIVIFGLINPRFWNMNVLLNSFNDFIGIAIIAFFVTFVIITGGIDISGGSIIGLTSVVAGISSQVMGLNIWLAVVLAIVVGGLCGLLNGLFIAYAKVQAMVITLGGMLLYSGIALVLVGISGASTYEGISGFSQGFINLANGKLFGILPHSVVLFIVVFIIAYILLHRTRYGRYIYLTGINQNAAEYSGIDTRKIITSTYVLSGLSAGLAGVILTSYLGSARADFGGEYLMPILTAIVLGGTLITGGKGGVVGTALACIIVGFLKLGLQMGGVQTQYIGLAIGLLLIISVAFLGIPNFKSNVSRLLGMKKSRGGNLNA, encoded by the coding sequence ATGTTAAAAAAAATACCGAAATGGAACTTAGTTCTCCTAGTAACTTTAATCTCAGAGATTGTTATTTTTGGATTAATTAATCCAAGGTTTTGGAATATGAACGTTCTATTAAATAGTTTTAATGACTTTATTGGGATCGCTATCATTGCGTTCTTCGTTACCTTTGTCATTATTACAGGTGGCATCGATATATCCGGCGGATCGATTATCGGATTAACCTCAGTCGTTGCAGGGATATCGTCTCAAGTGATGGGATTGAATATCTGGCTTGCGGTAGTTCTTGCGATAGTAGTAGGTGGATTGTGTGGTTTACTAAATGGTCTATTCATTGCTTATGCAAAAGTTCAAGCAATGGTCATAACACTTGGTGGAATGCTTTTATATAGCGGAATTGCTCTAGTATTGGTTGGGATATCAGGAGCAAGTACGTATGAAGGGATATCCGGATTCTCTCAAGGATTTATCAATCTAGCAAACGGTAAACTATTTGGGATTCTTCCACATTCCGTTGTATTGTTTATTGTCGTGTTTATCATTGCTTATATCCTTCTCCATCGAACAAGGTATGGCAGATACATCTATTTAACAGGGATTAACCAAAATGCAGCCGAGTATTCTGGTATTGATACTAGGAAAATTATTACTAGTACGTATGTATTATCAGGGTTAAGTGCTGGGCTTGCAGGTGTGATATTAACTTCCTATTTAGGCAGTGCAAGAGCTGATTTCGGTGGAGAATATTTAATGCCGATCTTAACTGCAATTGTTTTGGGAGGGACATTAATAACAGGTGGTAAGGGAGGTGTTGTCGGTACTGCTCTGGCATGTATAATTGTTGGTTTCTTAAAACTTGGTTTGCAAATGGGAGGAGTACAAACACAATATATTGGCTTAGCTATAGGGTTACTTCTTATTATTTCGGTAGCATTCTTAGGAATTCCAAATTTCAAGTCCAATGTTAGTAGACTATTAGGAATGAAAAAAAGTAGGGGGGGCAATTTAAATGCGTAA
- the fba gene encoding class II fructose-1,6-bisphosphate aldolase translates to MELVTGKEMLNKALKEGYAVGHFDIHNLEWTQAVLSAAEEEKSPVILGVTEGAVRYFGGFSVAVAMVKALMNEMKITVPVALHLDHGSSVENCKAAIDAGFTSVMIDASHLPFKENVKLTEQVVKYAHEGGVSVEAELGSIGGTEDGIVSEGSIYADLKECMELVKLTGIDFLTPALGSVHGPYKGEPKLGFEEMKEISHTVGIPLVLHGGSGLPAEQIRKAISLGTAKINVNADNHLAFSKAIRDILDQDLDVYDASKYIGLGRDAVKKTVIGKMHLFGSSGKAF, encoded by the coding sequence GTGGAATTAGTTACAGGGAAAGAAATGTTAAACAAAGCATTAAAAGAAGGTTATGCAGTAGGACATTTCGACATACATAACCTTGAATGGACGCAAGCTGTTTTAAGTGCTGCTGAAGAGGAAAAGTCGCCAGTTATTCTTGGAGTAACGGAAGGAGCCGTTCGTTATTTTGGTGGTTTTTCCGTAGCTGTGGCAATGGTGAAGGCACTAATGAATGAAATGAAGATAACTGTTCCAGTAGCACTTCACTTGGATCATGGTTCTAGTGTAGAGAATTGTAAAGCTGCTATTGATGCTGGGTTTACTTCGGTTATGATTGACGCATCCCATCTCCCATTTAAAGAAAATGTGAAATTAACAGAGCAGGTAGTTAAATACGCTCATGAAGGTGGAGTATCGGTTGAAGCTGAGTTAGGGAGTATAGGCGGGACTGAAGATGGCATAGTTTCAGAAGGTTCTATTTATGCAGACCTAAAGGAATGCATGGAGTTAGTTAAACTTACTGGAATTGACTTTCTAACACCTGCACTGGGGTCTGTTCATGGCCCTTACAAAGGAGAACCAAAACTAGGTTTTGAAGAAATGAAGGAAATTAGTCATACCGTTGGTATACCTTTAGTTTTACATGGTGGTTCAGGCCTTCCTGCTGAACAAATTAGGAAGGCTATTTCCTTAGGAACGGCAAAAATTAATGTGAATGCAGATAATCACCTTGCGTTTTCCAAAGCAATTAGGGATATATTAGATCAAGATCTTGATGTATATGATGCTAGCAAATATATAGGTCTTGGCCGAGATGCGGTGAAAAAAACAGTTATTGGTAAAATGCATCTATTTGGTTCTTCAGGTAAAGCTTTTTAG
- a CDS encoding PC4/YdbC family ssDNA-binding protein, with protein MAEVKFEIKETVGAISTSPKGWNKELNLISWNGKEPKYDLRDWAPEHEKMGKGVTLNLEEVKALRDLLNGMELD; from the coding sequence ATGGCAGAGGTTAAATTTGAAATAAAAGAAACAGTGGGAGCCATTTCAACCTCCCCAAAAGGCTGGAACAAAGAACTGAATCTGATCAGTTGGAATGGAAAAGAACCAAAATACGATCTCCGGGATTGGGCACCGGAACATGAGAAAATGGGGAAAGGCGTAACTTTGAACCTGGAGGAAGTCAAGGCGTTGAGAGATTTGTTGAATGGGATGGAGTTGGATTAA
- the lsrF gene encoding 3-hydroxy-5-phosphonooxypentane-2,4-dione thiolase, whose translation MADLIGNKVAKNFAENVEFSNNGNFHVKGAANYDWGMKDRLSRIFNPKSGKTVMLAFDHGYFMGPTSGLERLDILIPRLADYADCLMGTRGAIRSSVPPTYNKAIALRASSGSSVLQDDLSHESMVVGIEDVIKMNASAIAIQTFIGADGQKETIEELNKAVNFGSRYSIPTMGVVAVGKEMERTNQFFLLATRMLAEFGVQIVKTYYCDDFEKVAAACPVPLVVAGGKKIPEKDALTLAYNSIQGGAAGVDMGRNIFQSEFPEEMIQAVGKVVHEGYTDKEGYEFYLDLVNR comes from the coding sequence ATGGCAGATCTTATCGGAAATAAAGTAGCGAAAAATTTCGCAGAGAATGTAGAGTTTAGTAATAATGGTAATTTTCATGTAAAAGGTGCAGCTAATTATGACTGGGGTATGAAAGATCGATTATCAAGAATTTTCAACCCGAAATCTGGCAAAACTGTTATGCTGGCATTTGACCATGGATACTTCATGGGACCAACATCTGGATTAGAAAGATTAGATATTCTAATTCCTAGATTAGCAGATTATGCGGATTGTTTGATGGGAACTAGAGGGGCGATTAGAAGCAGTGTGCCTCCAACCTATAATAAAGCAATTGCTCTAAGAGCATCATCAGGTTCAAGCGTTTTACAAGATGATTTAAGTCATGAATCAATGGTAGTAGGTATTGAAGATGTAATTAAGATGAATGCAAGTGCAATTGCTATTCAAACCTTTATTGGTGCAGATGGACAAAAGGAAACCATTGAAGAATTAAATAAGGCGGTAAATTTTGGTTCAAGATATTCAATACCAACAATGGGTGTTGTAGCTGTTGGAAAGGAAATGGAAAGAACAAATCAATTTTTCTTATTGGCAACAAGAATGTTAGCTGAATTTGGCGTTCAAATTGTCAAAACCTATTATTGTGATGATTTTGAAAAAGTAGCTGCTGCTTGTCCTGTACCATTAGTCGTTGCTGGTGGAAAGAAAATTCCGGAAAAAGACGCATTAACGTTAGCATATAACTCGATTCAAGGTGGAGCTGCAGGGGTTGATATGGGTAGAAATATATTCCAGTCAGAATTCCCAGAAGAAATGATTCAAGCAGTTGGTAAAGTTGTCCATGAGGGATACACTGATAAAGAAGGATATGAGTTTTACCTGGATTTAGTAAATAGATAG
- a CDS encoding purine-nucleoside phosphorylase, protein MHKLEDIFEARDFIFSKTDSRPTIGMILGSGLGTLADEISNPVTIPYSEIPHFAKSEAVGHANELVIGELMGKTVVAMKGRFHYYEGYTLDEVTFPVRVMKALGVENLLITNACGAVNTSFSPGDLMLITDHINLVGTNPLIGPNNSELGTRFPDVSRVYNPDLRNLATKVAIKQNIQLQNGVYAWWSGPAYETPAEIRMIRVLGADAVGMSTVPEAVVAVHGGMKVLGISCLTNMACGILDQPLSHDEVIEVAGKVRGNFVNLVKGVLEEI, encoded by the coding sequence ATGCACAAGTTAGAGGATATTTTTGAAGCCCGCGATTTCATTTTTAGCAAAACAGACAGCCGTCCGACGATTGGGATGATTTTAGGATCTGGATTAGGCACGCTAGCCGATGAAATCAGTAACCCCGTTACCATTCCATATAGTGAAATTCCACACTTTGCAAAGTCTGAAGCGGTTGGCCATGCGAATGAATTAGTCATTGGCGAATTAATGGGCAAGACCGTTGTTGCGATGAAGGGGCGTTTCCACTATTATGAAGGCTATACATTGGATGAGGTAACCTTCCCTGTTCGTGTCATGAAGGCACTCGGCGTTGAAAATCTGCTTATCACAAATGCTTGTGGTGCAGTCAATACAAGCTTTTCACCTGGCGATTTAATGCTTATTACCGATCATATAAACTTAGTTGGGACCAACCCGTTAATTGGACCAAATAATAGTGAATTAGGAACTCGTTTCCCTGATGTATCTCGCGTATATAACCCAGATTTACGTAACCTTGCAACCAAGGTAGCAATAAAGCAAAACATCCAACTGCAAAATGGTGTTTATGCGTGGTGGAGTGGCCCAGCCTACGAAACTCCAGCAGAAATTCGCATGATCCGTGTGTTAGGTGCAGACGCAGTCGGTATGTCTACTGTACCTGAAGCAGTTGTTGCCGTTCATGGTGGGATGAAGGTACTTGGGATTTCTTGTTTAACAAATATGGCATGTGGGATATTAGACCAGCCATTAAGTCATGATGAAGTGATTGAAGTAGCAGGTAAAGTAAGAGGTAACTTCGTTAATCTTGTTAAGGGTGTCTTAGAAGAGATTTAA
- a CDS encoding type 1 glutamine amidotransferase domain-containing protein translates to MTKVAFLLANDYEDSEMKNPYDSIVEAGYETVIIGLEKGIECKGKKETVSYLTDLAVADADASDFDAVIIPGGSAPEELRVNEDVIKFVKELNNKSAVIAGICHGPQVMISADILRGHEVTCYQGIRDDVKNGGAKYINEEVVVSQNIITSRTPKDEPAFIREILAKLN, encoded by the coding sequence ATGACAAAAGTAGCATTTTTATTAGCAAATGATTACGAAGATTCGGAAATGAAAAACCCTTATGATTCAATAGTGGAAGCTGGTTATGAAACGGTTATTATTGGTTTAGAAAAAGGAATTGAATGTAAAGGGAAAAAGGAAACAGTTTCCTACCTAACGGATTTGGCCGTTGCTGATGCAGACGCAAGTGACTTTGATGCAGTAATTATACCAGGTGGAAGCGCGCCAGAGGAGTTACGTGTAAATGAGGATGTCATAAAGTTTGTTAAGGAGTTAAATAACAAATCTGCTGTGATCGCAGGAATTTGCCATGGCCCACAAGTTATGATTAGTGCGGATATTTTAAGAGGACATGAAGTTACTTGTTATCAAGGAATTCGAGATGATGTAAAAAATGGTGGGGCGAAATATATTAATGAAGAAGTAGTTGTTAGTCAAAACATAATTACTTCAAGGACTCCAAAGGATGAACCAGCTTTTATTAGAGAAATATTAGCTAAACTGAATTAA